A segment of the Corallococcus silvisoli genome:
TGCAGGGGCAGGAGGTCGCGGAGGCGCTCGCCCGTGTGCAGACGCGGCTGCTCATCGAAGGCCTGGCGCTGCCCACGCGCCTCCAGGATGCGTGACAGTTGGTAGGGAAGCAGGGTTGACCGTCGGAGATTGTCGGGTACGGTCGGCGCCATGGTGCGGATACCGGAAGAGACAGGGCCGAGGGTCCGGGCGCGGGAGCTGGGGCTTCCGCTGGGGCGCTTCAAGACGGGGAAGTACAACGCGATCACCGACGTGGAGGGCGTGCTGGTAGGCCACACCACGATCATCCAGGGCCAGGGGCCCCTGAGGCCCGGCTTCGGGCCGGTGCGCACGGGCGTCACGGCCATCCTGCCCAACATGGGCAACATCTTCATGGAGCGGATGAGCGGGGGCGGCTTCGTGCTCAACGGCGCGGGCGAGGTCTCCGGCATGACGCAGCTCATGGAGTGGGGCCTCATCGAGACGCCCATCCTGCTCACCAACACCATGGCCGTGGGCGCGGTGTCCGACGGCGTGGCCAACTACCTGGTCCAGCGCTACCCGGGCATCGGCGACGAGCACGACGTCATCATCCCCGTGGTGGGCGAGTGCGACGACTCGTGGCTCAACGACATCTCCGGGCGCCACGTGCGCCAGGAGCACGTCGTCGCGGCCATCGACAGCGCGAAGTCCGGCCCGGTGCAAGAGGGCAACGTCGGCGGTGGCACGGGCATGGTGACGTGCGACTTCAAGGGCGGCATCGGCACGTCGTCGCGCAAGCTGCCGGAGGTGCTGGGCGGCTACACGCTGGGCGTGCTCGTCATGTCCAACTTCGGGAAGATGCACAACCTGCGCGTGGGCGGCCTCCCGGTGGGCGAGGTGCTGGTGGAGAAGTTCAAGAACACCCCCCACCGCGGCAAGTCCTACGGCTCCATCATCGCCGTGGTCGCCACCGACGCGCCCCTCTTGAGCCATCAGATCAACCGCCTGTGCAAGCGCGTGGGCCTGGGCATTGGGCGGGTGGGCAGCTACGCGGCGCACGGCTCCGGTGAGATCGTCGTGGGCTTCTCCACCGCGAACATCATCCCCAGGCGCACCCAGAAGATGGTCTACAAGATGAAGATCCTCCTGGATCAGCGTCTGGACCCCCTCTACGAGGCCGTGATGGAGGCCACCGAGGAGGCCATCCTCAACGCCATGTGCATGGCCACGCCCATGACGGGCGTGAACGACAACTACTCGCCCGCGCTGCCCCTGGACGAGGTCCGCCGCTTCGTGGACGCCTGCCGCCCCATCTTCGCCTCGGTGAAGAAGCGCCCCCACCAGACGAGCGTGCCTGCCTCCAAGGAGCGCCCCAGCGACGAGGACCGGGAGGGGGACGTGACCCTGGGCTCGGCCCTGCCCACCCAGGTGCGCAGCGCGGAGGGCATTCCCTTCCCGACCCGGCCCGCCCCCAACGAGCCCCCCGTGGACGGGGAGGCCGAAGCCCGCCCGGAAGCGCCCCCGCCCCCCACCTCCGGCGAGGACCCCGAGGGTTCCTCTTCCGGGAGCCCGTAGGGTTCTGATAGGTAAGCCCCCCTTTGCTCCATTCCGGAGACCAGGAGCCACCCACATGGCCAACAGCAAGTCCAAGCACCGCCGCGTGCAGATGAAGATCCGTCAGCACTGGAAGAAGCGGATCAAGAAGCAGAAGGAAGCCGCGAAGGCCGCCGCCGCCGAAGGCAAGAAGAAGTAGTTTCGCCCTGGCGCCGCTCCCGGCGGCCCTGGCTCACCGCCGGGTCGCCGTGAAGGGGCGCGTCACCGTGCACTGGAGGCTGCCGGAGCCCTGGATGCGCGAGAAGTTTCCGGAGAAGGTCCCCGTCAGGCTCCCCCCGTCCGACGCGCCTCCGGTGAAGGTCGCGGACACGCTGATGAAGAGGGTGAGCCCGCCATCGCTGCTGGGCGGTGGGGCGCCGGACACGGTCAGGTCCCCCGTCGGGAACACCTGGCCCCGCAGGGCCACCCCCTCCAGGCTGCCGCCCAGGGCGCCGCCGTCGCGCGTGAGCGTGAGGTCCTTGCCGTCGGGCAAGGGGGGCGCGTTGAGGTTGGCGCACTCGGGGGGCAGGCCCGCATCCGGCTGGAAGACCAGCGGATAGACGCCCTCCACCGGCGCGCAGGACTCGCCGCAGTCCGCGTTGCCCTTGGTTCCGCAGGCGGGCGCGAGCAGCAGGAGGGTGCTGGACACCATGGCCGTCGTGACGGCCGCCAGGGGAACGAAACGTCCAGTAGTCATGGGTGGCGAACTCCGGGAGGGAGGCACGGGCTTCCAGGTGGGAAGTGCCGTTCCTACGTTGCGTGCAGCGGTTCTGGGGGACGGGGTGGGGCGGTGACGGCGGGCGATTCGAAGCGGTGGTCCAATTTCATTTTCGCGGGGCTGTTCGCGCTCGCGCTGATTCTCTTCTCGCGCATCTTGTTGCCGTTCCTGATGCCGGTGCTGCTGGGCGGCTTCCTGGTCGTCCTGTTCATGCCCATCCAGGATTCCTTGGACCGTCGGCTCCGGAGCCGCAAGCCCCTGGCGGCCGGACTGTCCACCCTCGCGGTGTTCCTGCTCATCCTGGCGCCCCTGGCGCTGGTGGGCTGGATGGTGGCCCGCGAAGTGCTCCAGTTCGTGGGGCAGGCGCAGGACCTGCTGGACCAGGTGGACCTGCGCCACCACGTCCTCGACAGCCTGCCGCGGGGCCTCGCGCGCTACGTGCGCTTCGACCCGGAGAGCTCGGAGGCGGAGCGGCTGCTGATGACGGCGGTGTC
Coding sequences within it:
- a CDS encoding DmpA family aminopeptidase, whose product is MVRIPEETGPRVRARELGLPLGRFKTGKYNAITDVEGVLVGHTTIIQGQGPLRPGFGPVRTGVTAILPNMGNIFMERMSGGGFVLNGAGEVSGMTQLMEWGLIETPILLTNTMAVGAVSDGVANYLVQRYPGIGDEHDVIIPVVGECDDSWLNDISGRHVRQEHVVAAIDSAKSGPVQEGNVGGGTGMVTCDFKGGIGTSSRKLPEVLGGYTLGVLVMSNFGKMHNLRVGGLPVGEVLVEKFKNTPHRGKSYGSIIAVVATDAPLLSHQINRLCKRVGLGIGRVGSYAAHGSGEIVVGFSTANIIPRRTQKMVYKMKILLDQRLDPLYEAVMEATEEAILNAMCMATPMTGVNDNYSPALPLDEVRRFVDACRPIFASVKKRPHQTSVPASKERPSDEDREGDVTLGSALPTQVRSAEGIPFPTRPAPNEPPVDGEAEARPEAPPPPTSGEDPEGSSSGSP